CACCACTTCCTTGCGTTCAGGAACATCTTGAGCCAAGGGGACGCGTCCGTCTTTCTCCGCATCTCCCCGGGCATCCATGCCCACTGCCATTGGAGGAACGTCCTTTCCGGGTGGGGCATGATTGCGAGGTGCCTGCCGTCCGGGGAGCAGAGGGCCGCTATGCCGTTCGCCGAGCCGTTGGGGTTGTACGGGTACTTCATCGTCGTCGCACCCCGGTCGTCCACGTACCGGACCGGGGCCAGCGAGCGGGACTCGACCTTTCTCAAGATCTCCTTTTTCGGGAAAAGGGCCCTTCCTTCCCCGTGGGCCACCCAGATCCCCAGGGTGGAGCCTTCCATTCCCTTGAGCATGACGGAGGGGCTCGGGAAGATCCTCACGGTCGAGAACCGGGACTCGAACCGTCCGGACAGGTTGTGGATGAACCGCGGCTGGTGCTCGTCCTCGATTCCCTTCCAAGGGACCCAGCCGAGAAGCGCCATCAACTGGCACCCGTTGCAGACCCCGAGGCTGAAGGTGTCCGGCCTCTCGTAGAACCTCCGGAACTGATCGAAGAGATTCCTGTTGAACCTGATCACTCCGGCCCACCCCTTCGCGGAGTCGAGCACGTCGGCGTAGCTGAATCCCCCGACGAACGCCACCCCGCGGAAGTCGTCCAGCCGGACCGTTCCTTCGAGAAGGTCGGTCATGGTGACGTCCCAGACGTCGAATCCGGCCTGGTAAAACGCGGAGGACATCTCCCGGTCGCTGTTGCTGCCTTCTTCCCGCAGTATGGCGACGCGATGCTTCCGGTTCTTCCCGGCGGCGGGGGAAGCCGTCACAGGCCGGAACGAGACCTTGTACGAAGGACCCGGCCGGTCGTAGATGTGCTTCTTCTCTTCGGAAGCGCACGCCGGATTCGCCTGGAGCTTTTCGATCCGGTGGCTCGTCTCCTCCCAGATGCCCCGTAAAACCCGCATGTCCTCGTCCAATACCCGCTTGCCGCCGATCCGGATCCGTATGCGCTTCCCGGACGTGGTGGCGCCGATGACGCGATGCGGGACGTTTTCCTTTTTCAGCCTCGCGAAGATCCTTTTTTCGTTCGCCGGAAGGTATTCGATGACCAGGCCCAGTTCCTCGGAGAACAGGTACGGGATCGCCTCCGCGGCTTCATCGCGGATGTCCAGCCCGCAGTTTCCGGAAAACGCCATTTCGAGCAGGGTGGTGACGATCCCTCCGTCGCTGCGGTCGTGCCCGGAAAGGACAAGGTCTTTCGACAGGAGTCCCTGGACGGCGTGGAAGGCGCGTTTCAGGAGGGCGGTATCCGTCACGTCGGGAGATTCGTCTCCGACCTGTCCGTACGCCTGGGCGAGAGCGGTTCCCCCGAGCCTGTTTTTACCGTTTCCGAGATCGATGTAGAGGAGCTTGCTCTTCCCGGGCATCTTGATGTCCGGAGTGACCACCCGGGTGATGTCCGGGCAGGCCGCATAGGCCGAAATCACGAGCGTCCCGGGGGATTTCACGGTCTCGCCGCCTTTTGCCGAGGGTACTTTCGCCGCCATGGAGAGGCTGTCCTTCCCCCCGTCGATCGCGATCCCCAGCTCCAGCATGATGTCGCGCACCGCGACGGCCGCGTCGTACAGCCTCGCCCCTTCCCCCGGGAGCTTGGCCGCCCACATCCAGTTGCCGGAGCACTTGATTCCCTCGAGGCCGTCGATTCTCGCCCAGACGAGGTTGGTCAACGCCTCGCCGACGGAAAGCCTGGCCATCGCCGCCGGATCGATGAGGGTTTTCACGGGCTGTTCGCCGATGGAGATCGCCGCGCCCGTGCGGGAGAAATGGCTCTGGGCGATCACGGCGACGTCGGAAACGGGCAACTGCAGGGGGCCCGCGCACTGCTGCCTGGCAACGAGGCCGGTGACGCTCCGGTCGACCTTGTTGGTGAGGAACCTCTTCGATCCGACGGACAGGAGACGAAGGACCCGATCGAGGGCGTCCCTCGCGCGAAGGCCCTTGGGAAGCTTCAACGGTTCGAGCGCCGGGGTGATCCTGTCGAGCCGGAAGGTTTTCCGCGGCATGTCGCCCAGGATCTTCCCCAGGTCCAGGTTCACGGGCGTGCTTCCGTCGGTTTCGTCGTGCAGGACGATGAGCCCGTCCCCGGTGATGCTCCCGATGAACGCGCAGGGGACTTTTTCCCTCCTGCACATGCCCGCGAACATTTCCGCGTCTTCGGTCCGTATGAGGAGCGCATTCTGCTCCTGGTATTCGGCGCCCCACAGTTCCAGGACGGAAAGCGTCTCGTCTCCGCTCAGTATCTTCCGGATCTCGATCCTGGCGCCCGCCGGGTAGATGATCTCCTTGACGACGTTGCAATTTCCTCCCGCGCCCTGGTCGTGGATGCTCACGATGGGGTTGTCGTCCCCCATCTCGACGCACGCGCGGATCACGCGGTTCATCTTCTGTTCCATCTCGGCATCGCCGCGCTGGACGGCGTTGAAGTCCAGCTCCGCGATATTGTCCCCCTGGATCATGCTGGAGGCGGCCCCGCCCCCCATTCCGATCCTGTACGCCGGCCCTCCGATTTTCGTCACCAGCATCCCTTTGCCGGGCGGCTCCTTTTCGACGTGCCTCGAGTCCATCTGGCCGATTCCGGCCGTGAACATGATGGGCTTGATCCATTCCCTTCGTTCCCCGCCGGGCAGCCGCAAGCCGAAGGAGCGGGTGAATCCCTGGAGGACGGGCTCGCCGAACTTGTTCCCGTAATCGGATGCGCCGTTGCTCGCCTGGATCTCGATCTGCAGGGGAGCGGCCAGGTTGTCCGGGTATTCGAAGGAATCGTCCTCCCAGGGGAGCCTGTACCCCGGTATGCGCAGGTTGCCGACGCAGTAGGCGGCGGTTCCGGCGACGACCAGCCCGCCCCTGCCGGTGGCCTGCACGTCGCGGATCCTTCCGCCGGTGCCGGTTTCCGCTCCGGGGAACGGGGCGACGCCGGACGGGAAGTTGTGGGTCTCGGCCGTGAAGATCAGGTGATATTCGACGGCGGTTTTCGCAAGCCGGGAACACCGCCCCGGGACCGCCGGGAGGATCGTCCGGATCTTGTATCCCCGGATCGCGCTGGAGTTGTCCTTGAATGCGATCACGCTGTTCGCGGGATTGGCCTTGAGGGGCTGCTTGACGATCTGCATAAGGGTGTCGGGCGCTTCCTTGCCGTCAACGATCAGCGTTCCCCGGAAGAACCAGTGGCGGGAATGCTCGCTGTTGGACTGGCTCAGGTCGAAGCATTCGACGTTTGTCGGATTCCGCTTCAGGTCCTTTGCGAAGAGGTTGTAGTAGTATTCGATGTCCCAGTCGTCCAGCCCGAGCCCGAGCGACGCGTTGATCTTCCGGAGCGCGGCTGCCCCTTCCTCGATCAATGGAATCACGGCGACGGTTTCGGGCCGTATGCCCGTGTCGAAAGAGACCAGCGGTCCGGGGTAGGGGCACTCCGTCATCCGGTCGTGGACCTGCGAAAGGAATGCTTCCTCCTCGCGCTTTCCGAGACCGGCCCCCGCGACCAATCCGTATCTCCTGGATCTCTCGATCCTCGTGATCTTGTCCAGGCCGCATGCATGGCAGACCGAAACCGCGTTCGTGGACCATGCCGTCGTGAAATTCATCCGGGGGCCGACCTCCAGCACGCCGTCCCGGTCGAAAAAACTTGTCGACGAAAAATATCGCGGCTCGAACGTCTCGGCCAGAAGCCATTTCAATGTGTCGATTTCCGAAGGGGAAAGGGGCGCTTTTGTCTCGATGTTGAAACGGTACTCCGTCTCGATCCGTTCGATGGCGGAAGAGACGACCTTCCTGGCAACGGAGAGGAGACCGTCCCTCTTCATTCCGGAATGCGCGGGTTTCCTGAAATAATGAAGTAATCGCATTTGAAAGGGTGGATGGAGAAATTTTCGCCGATCCAAGGCAATGCTACCGGGATATTCCGGGATCCTCAAGAGAAATCGCCCGGGGGGAAGCGGAACGCCGTAGTCTTTTCCTGTTAGAATCGTCTCCGGTGGTCCGGATAATAACGAATCCGAGGTGGACGGCATGAAACGCGCGATCTTCATCCTGATGGTCCTGTCCCTCGCACTTCCCGCCGTCCCGGCCAGGGGGGGAACGGTGTACGGCTCGGGCGTAACCGTCGATCCGCCCACCCTCGTTTCCGACATGATGTCCAGGCCGGACGCGTACATCGCCAAGACGGTCAAGGTGAAGGGCCTGGTGCTGGATGTCTGCGAGACGCGCGGCTGCTGGATGGAGCTGGCCGGCGACAAGCCGGGAGGGAAACTCCGCATCAAGGTGGAAGACGGTGTCATTGTTTTCCCCCAGTCCGCCAGGGGGAGGCAGGCCGTCGTCCAGGGCACGGTCGAAATGCTGCGGATGTGCCCGGAAGAAGCCCAGAGGTTCCGTCAGATCGAAGCCCGGGAAAAAGGAGTGCCGTTCCTGAGGGAAATGGTCACCGGCAAGGAATCCTCGCTGGCCATCGTCGCCACGGGCGCGATTATCGAGTAACCCCCCCCCGATTTATTCCTTGACCCGCCGGAATTTGTATACTGTATACTGTATACATTGATGGTCCGTCGCCGTGAACCTCCTCGAGCGGCCCGGGGAAAGGAGGATTGCGATGAACGTCACCGAGAAGATTTCCCAGTTCCTGGGAAAAAGAATCCCGTACATGATCGAAACCGGTTCCGACGATGTGGACGCTTCCTGCGCGGAAGAGCATTGCCGCGAAAACTGCGGTTGCCTGGCCAAGTCGGTCGCCGTGAACGTGGACGGCAAGGTGTACATGGTCGTCATCCCCGCGACGGAGCAGATCAACCTCCAGCACCTCGAGCATTATCTCGGCGCGGAAAACGTCAGGTTGGCGACGGAAGAGGAATGCAGGCCGATCATCCCGGATTGCGATGAGGACGCGATGCCGATCTTCGGTTCCTTGTACGGACTTCCGGTCCTGGTCGCGCACGAATTGACGGACAACGAGGAGATCGCTTTCCCCGTGGGGTCTTCAAGGGACCTCGTGCGGCTGCGCCTGATCGACTATCTCATCACCGAGAAGCCTTGCGTGTGCGCAAGGAACGCGATCATGGTAAAGCCGTCGTAGCCCGTCATGCTCCGGGGGCCTGGGGTTTCCGGGGGTTCTTCGTGACGCGCGAAGGTGCGAGCGCCTTCCGCCAGTATGTTTCCATCATCCGGGCGAGCCGCGGAAAGGGGGCCCGGATGAGGCCGAGCATCTTGAGCCGGGTGGTGCCGTAGAACGATCCGCGCAGCATCTCGGCCGTATCCCGGACGGGGGAGGGGAGATGGAGCGTACCGTCCGCCTTTCCCCGGGCGAGGATCCGGGAGAAGAGCTCCGTGATCCGGTCGAGCTTCTCCCGCTGCGGGGACCGGCCGGCGAAGTGTGCGACCGTCAGGTGGACGGGGAAGTCGCGGAGCAGGATCAGGTGCTGTTCCTTGTGGCGGGAGGCGTAGTCGAAGTGGAACCGGGCGAAGGCGGAGAGGGTCTCGCACCCCGTCTTCCCCCGCGAGAGAAGCTCTTCGATCCCGGCGAGGTACCCTTCCATCGTCTCGTCGAACAGGGTGAGGAAGATCCCGTCCTTGCTCCCGAAGTGGTGGTAGAGCGTCCCCTCGGCGACACCCGCTTCGCGCGCGATCTCCGCGGTCGTCGTCTGGCTGTACCCCTTCCCGGCGAAGAGGCGGGACGCGGTGGCGAGGATCGCCCGGCTCCTGGTGGTGGTCGTCATGGGCCCATCTCCTCCGTGTCCGTCATCGGTCCGCGTCCGGTCCCGTCTGGTGCGCCGGCCGCCGGAGCAGGAACAGGAGCGGCAGGACGCATGCCATCATCACCGACAGGATGTAGAACGCGTCGTTGAATCCCATCATCGTCGCCTGTCGCACGACCTGGCCGTAGATCCTCCCGAGCGTCGTGTTCTCCGCCATCGCCTCGGGCACGCCGCGGGACGGCAGCAGCGCCTGCCCCTTCGCGACGGCCGAGCGAAGCCCCTCGTCCATCGCGGTAAGGTGCTCCACCATGCGGCTCTGGTGGACCTGCGCGCGGCGGGCGAACATGGTGGCCGAAAAGGCGACGCCGATCGACCCCCCGAGGTTCCGCAGCAGGTTGTAGATCGAGGTGGCGTTCCCCATCTGCGGCTTCGGGATCGAGGAGAGGGTGAGCGTCGTCAGGGGGATGAAGAGGAGCCCCATCCCGAACCCGAGGTAGATCCGGGGCCAGAGCAGGGCGTTGAAGTCGGCGGTCAGGGAAAAGTTCGACATCGTCCAGGTGGAGAGGGCGCACACCGCGACCCCGAGGAGGAGCGGGTACTTCGGGTCGTGCCGGCCGATGAACCTGCCCACCAGCGGCATCGTGACGAGCGTGGCGACTCCGCCGGGAGAAAGGACGAGCCCCGCGAGCGTCGCGGTGTACCCGAGCAGAAGCTGGGCGTAGAGGGGGAGCAGGACGATGCTGCCGAGCAGGTTGAAGAAGGCGACGAACATCACGACGTTTCCGGTGGTGAACGAGATGTTTTTGAACGCCCGCAGGTCGACGACCGGGTGCTCCGCGACGAACAGCTCCACGATCACGAAGAGGAGAAGCGAGAGCGCCGCGACGGCCGACAGGACGAGGATGAAGTCGGAGTGGAACCAGTCCTCCCGTTGCCCCTTGTCCACCACGATCTGGAGCGCTCCCACCCATACGGTGAGGAGGGCGATCCCCCAAACATCCACTTTCTCGCCCCTGCGATGCTTGAGGTACGCGGGGTCCCGGATGAACATCGAGACCATGAAGACGGCGAACAGCCCGATCGGGATGTTGACGTAGAAGATCCACCGCCACGAGAGGGTGTCCGTGATGTACCCGC
This region of bacterium genomic DNA includes:
- a CDS encoding DHA2 family efflux MFS transporter permease subunit; the protein is MNGEGGRRFGDAVGAIGASKWIVAITVMLPTLIEIIDTSVANVALDHIRGSLSSGIDESAWVLTSYLVSNAVIIPMTGWLARTFGRKRYLTFSVLLFTFASLLCGSSTSLGMLVFFRVLQGIGGGALQPISQAILLETFPPREHGMAMAIFGIGAMFGPIAGPLMGGYITDTLSWRWIFYVNIPIGLFAVFMVSMFIRDPAYLKHRRGEKVDVWGIALLTVWVGALQIVVDKGQREDWFHSDFILVLSAVAALSLLLFVIVELFVAEHPVVDLRAFKNISFTTGNVVMFVAFFNLLGSIVLLPLYAQLLLGYTATLAGLVLSPGGVATLVTMPLVGRFIGRHDPKYPLLLGVAVCALSTWTMSNFSLTADFNALLWPRIYLGFGMGLLFIPLTTLTLSSIPKPQMGNATSIYNLLRNLGGSIGVAFSATMFARRAQVHQSRMVEHLTAMDEGLRSAVAKGQALLPSRGVPEAMAENTTLGRIYGQVVRQATMMGFNDAFYILSVMMACVLPLLFLLRRPAHQTGPDADR
- a CDS encoding TetR/AcrR family transcriptional regulator; this translates as MTTTTRSRAILATASRLFAGKGYSQTTTAEIAREAGVAEGTLYHHFGSKDGIFLTLFDETMEGYLAGIEELLSRGKTGCETLSAFARFHFDYASRHKEQHLILLRDFPVHLTVAHFAGRSPQREKLDRITELFSRILARGKADGTLHLPSPVRDTAEMLRGSFYGTTRLKMLGLIRAPFPRLARMMETYWRKALAPSRVTKNPRKPQAPGA
- the purL gene encoding phosphoribosylformylglycinamidine synthase — translated: MKIARFMPSTSDSLLSGPPETILTGKDYGVPLPPGRFLLRIPEYPGSIALDRRKFLHPPFQMRLLHYFRKPAHSGMKRDGLLSVARKVVSSAIERIETEYRFNIETKAPLSPSEIDTLKWLLAETFEPRYFSSTSFFDRDGVLEVGPRMNFTTAWSTNAVSVCHACGLDKITRIERSRRYGLVAGAGLGKREEEAFLSQVHDRMTECPYPGPLVSFDTGIRPETVAVIPLIEEGAAALRKINASLGLGLDDWDIEYYYNLFAKDLKRNPTNVECFDLSQSNSEHSRHWFFRGTLIVDGKEAPDTLMQIVKQPLKANPANSVIAFKDNSSAIRGYKIRTILPAVPGRCSRLAKTAVEYHLIFTAETHNFPSGVAPFPGAETGTGGRIRDVQATGRGGLVVAGTAAYCVGNLRIPGYRLPWEDDSFEYPDNLAAPLQIEIQASNGASDYGNKFGEPVLQGFTRSFGLRLPGGERREWIKPIMFTAGIGQMDSRHVEKEPPGKGMLVTKIGGPAYRIGMGGGAASSMIQGDNIAELDFNAVQRGDAEMEQKMNRVIRACVEMGDDNPIVSIHDQGAGGNCNVVKEIIYPAGARIEIRKILSGDETLSVLELWGAEYQEQNALLIRTEDAEMFAGMCRREKVPCAFIGSITGDGLIVLHDETDGSTPVNLDLGKILGDMPRKTFRLDRITPALEPLKLPKGLRARDALDRVLRLLSVGSKRFLTNKVDRSVTGLVARQQCAGPLQLPVSDVAVIAQSHFSRTGAAISIGEQPVKTLIDPAAMARLSVGEALTNLVWARIDGLEGIKCSGNWMWAAKLPGEGARLYDAAVAVRDIMLELGIAIDGGKDSLSMAAKVPSAKGGETVKSPGTLVISAYAACPDITRVVTPDIKMPGKSKLLYIDLGNGKNRLGGTALAQAYGQVGDESPDVTDTALLKRAFHAVQGLLSKDLVLSGHDRSDGGIVTTLLEMAFSGNCGLDIRDEAAEAIPYLFSEELGLVIEYLPANEKRIFARLKKENVPHRVIGATTSGKRIRIRIGGKRVLDEDMRVLRGIWEETSHRIEKLQANPACASEEKKHIYDRPGPSYKVSFRPVTASPAAGKNRKHRVAILREEGSNSDREMSSAFYQAGFDVWDVTMTDLLEGTVRLDDFRGVAFVGGFSYADVLDSAKGWAGVIRFNRNLFDQFRRFYERPDTFSLGVCNGCQLMALLGWVPWKGIEDEHQPRFIHNLSGRFESRFSTVRIFPSPSVMLKGMEGSTLGIWVAHGEGRALFPKKEILRKVESRSLAPVRYVDDRGATTMKYPYNPNGSANGIAALCSPDGRHLAIMPHPERTFLQWQWAWMPGEMRRKTDASPWLKMFLNARKWCESVPTAKKAAL
- a CDS encoding YbaK/EbsC family protein, producing MNVTEKISQFLGKRIPYMIETGSDDVDASCAEEHCRENCGCLAKSVAVNVDGKVYMVVIPATEQINLQHLEHYLGAENVRLATEEECRPIIPDCDEDAMPIFGSLYGLPVLVAHELTDNEEIAFPVGSSRDLVRLRLIDYLITEKPCVCARNAIMVKPS
- a CDS encoding DUF4920 domain-containing protein, yielding MKRAIFILMVLSLALPAVPARGGTVYGSGVTVDPPTLVSDMMSRPDAYIAKTVKVKGLVLDVCETRGCWMELAGDKPGGKLRIKVEDGVIVFPQSARGRQAVVQGTVEMLRMCPEEAQRFRQIEAREKGVPFLREMVTGKESSLAIVATGAIIE